One window of Triticum dicoccoides isolate Atlit2015 ecotype Zavitan chromosome 5A, WEW_v2.0, whole genome shotgun sequence genomic DNA carries:
- the LOC119303284 gene encoding L10-interacting MYB domain-containing protein-like isoform X2 produces the protein MTAEWSVENTRIVCEFFAEQVDAGNRPGNYLTPNAFDEVTRQFKMRTGLDYTHTQLKNKWDKLKADFTLFKKLKFRETGAGWDYVNNTVSQDDEWWKKAKIDIKGCGKFKKKGLANEEKLRVIFEDITTDGTDHWNPSSGIPPPSSAAVKESINVDEIEDLDLDDMEEQASQATPTSSKVRLGIIIPEKNKKPKPAQVMCEQVTRIGDIAEASHSSFQSFLKQDEANCVTSVMDEVIACGATVNTDEFFMASELFVKRAQREMFLYMPPDSRKGWLRRKYDLKYAK, from the exons ATGACTGCTGAATGGAGTGTTGAAAACACTCGGATTGTGTGCGAGTTCTTCGCCGAGCAAGTGGACGCTGGAAATAGGCCAGGCAATTATTTGACCCCAAATGCATTTGATGAGGTGACAAGACAATTTAAGATGAGAACCGGGCTTGACTACACACATACCCAATTGAAAAACAAATGGGACAAGCTTAAAGCTGATTTCACCTTGTTCAAGAAACTCAAGTTTCGGGAGACCGGAGCCGGATGGGACTATGTGAACAACACCGTGTCacaagatgatgagtggtggaagaaGGCTAAAATT GATATTAAAGGTTGTGGTAAGTTCAAGAAGAAAGGACTTGCTAATGAAGAAAAGTTGCGGGTTATTTTTGAAGATATCACAACTGATGGTACTGACCATTGGAATCCCTCTTCTGGCATACCTCCCCCCTCTAGTGCGGCAGTGAAAGAATCCATCAATGTTGACGAGATTGAGGACCTTGATTTGGATGATATGGAAGAACAAGCATCTCAGGCAACACCTACTTCATCTAAAGTGAGGCTTGGAATCATCATTCCAGAAAAGAACAAGAAACCCAAGCCCGCACAAGTGATGTGTGAGCAAGTTACAAGGATTGGTGACATTGCCGAGGCTTCTCACTCGTCATTTCAGTCTTTCCTAAAGCAAGATGAGGCGAACTGTGTCACCTCGGTCATGGACGAAGTCATTGCTTGTGGTGCAACAGTTAATACCGATGAGTTCTTCATGGCTAGCGAGTTGTTTGTGAAGAGGGCGCAAAGGGAGATGTTTCTTTACATGCCTCCTGACTCTCGGAAGGGTTGGTTGCGTAGGAAATATGACTTGAAGTATGCGAAGTAG
- the LOC119303284 gene encoding uncharacterized protein LOC119303284 isoform X1 — MSSDSESDDDTNYERKKIMVLQYQHDMDMRCSGVSSIVGKYCKSWVMKAEPRTSRLTGFEWSQETIGTPGETYTMLRMNAHVFFDLHDKLVAEYGLKETCFVTTYESLAMFLWTLGGCESNRRTQNRFKHGADTVHRKFHDVLHCVIKMSSHYIRPQDPNFHIVHDRIKRDKRAFPHLKDCIGAIDGTHIRASIPEGPSKVRYIGRTGATTQNVMAVCDFDMHFTYASIGQPGSMHDTSVLFHAIENDKAIFPHPPKGKYYLVDAGYPNRDGYLAPYKGERYHIPDFQRGAPPTTPVEKFNRLHSSKRNTIKRTFGVWKMKWQILLKMPNYSIATQKMIVAATMTLHNYVRLHDKEDLHFLRCERDPDYVPTIPDRYKKCAIPSNASDASTTAESGPNMDLFRHELATAIALSW, encoded by the exons ATGTCATCGGATAGTGAAAGTGATGATGACACTAATTATGAAAGAAAGAAAATTATGGTTTTACAATATCAACATGATATGGACATGCGTTGTTCAGGCGTGTCTTCCATAGTTGGTAAGTATTGTAAAAGTTGGGTCATGAAGGCCGAACCTAGGACATCTAGGTTGACTGGTTTTGAATGGTCGCAAGAGACTATTGGCACTCCCGGAGAGACATACACAATGTTGAGAATGAATGCACATGTGTTCTTTGATCTTCATGACAAGTTGGTGGCAGAGTATGGCCTCAAAGAAACATGCTTTGTTACCACTTATGAGTCTCTAGCTATGTTCTTATGGACCTTGGGGGGTTGTGAATCAAATAGGAGAACCCAAAACCGTTTCAAACATGGAGCAGATACGGTCCATCGTAAGTTCCATGATGTTCTACATTGTGTGATCAAAATGTCATCTCACTACATTAGGCCTCAAGACccaaattttcacattgtgcatgataGGATTAAGCGTGATAAAAGGGCTTTTCCTCACCTCAAAGATTGTATTGGTGCAATAGATGGGACACATATTAGGGCTTCTATTCCGGAAGGACCTTCAAAAGTAAGGTACATTGGAAGAACGGGTGCAACAACTCAAAATGTGATGGCAGTATGCGACTTTGATATGCATTTCACCTACGCTTCAATTGGACAACCGGGTTCTATGCATGACACAAGTGTCCTATTCCATGCAATTGAAAATGACAAGGCCATATTCCCACATCCTCCCAAGG GCAAGTATTACCTTGTAGACGCCGGTTATCCTAACAGAGATGGCTATCTAGCACCCTACAAAGGAGAACGCTATCACATCCCCGACTTCCAGAGAGGTGCGCCCCCAACTACTCCTGTAGAGAAGTTCAACCGGCTCCACTCTTCCAAGCGCAATACCATAAAGAGAACCTTTGGTGTATGGAAGATGAAATGGCAAATCTTGCTCAAGATGCCAAACTACTCGATTGCAACACAAAAGATGATTGTTGCGGCTACCATGACACTACACAACTATGTCCGCCTCCATGACAAAGAGGATCTCCACTTTCTTCGGTGTGAGAGGGATCCGGATTATGTTCCAACTATTCCTGATAGATACAAGAAGTGTGCTATTCCTTCAAATGCATCGGATGCTTCAACAACGGCAGAAAGCGGTCCTAACATGGATTTGTTTAGGCATGAACTAGCTACAGCCATTGCTCTTAGTTGGTGA
- the LOC119303286 gene encoding uncharacterized protein LOC119303286: MGLCVSYDAAADGPATARVVLPSGELREYSPPATAAIALEEVGQQGWFLCDADRMGFEGSVAAMAAGEELQPGQIYFVFPAEMLRRRLTGEEVASLAVKASAALVKAATASSAGGRRRRGSVAPLVFAPSEEDYSNETLATFAVKPAVPQKRRVAYRGGRSPPRFSPDLTAILESE, translated from the coding sequence ATGGGTCTTTGTGTGTCGTACGACGCGGCGGCCGACGGCCCGGCGACCGCGAGAGTGGTGCTCCCCAGCGGCGAGCTCCGGGAGTACTCGCCGCCCGCGACGGCGGCGATTGCGCTGGAGGAGGTGGGCCAGCAGGGGTGGTTCCTCTGCGACGCCGACAGGATGGGGTTCGAGGGCTCCGTCGCGGCGATGGCGGCCGGCGAGGAGCTCCAGCCGGGGCAGATCTACTTCGTCTTCCCCGCAGAGATGCTGCGCCGCCGCCTCACCGGCGAGGAGGTGGCCTCGCTCGCCGTCAAGGCCAGCGCCGCCCTCGTCaaggccgccaccgcctcctctgcCGGCGGCCGGCGCCGGCGAGGCTCCGTGGCGCCGCTTGTGTTCGCGCCGTCGGAGGAGGACTACTCGAACGAAACCTTGGCGACGTTTGCAGTGAAGCCGGCGGTGCCGCAGAAGCGGAGGGTGGCCTACCGAGGCGGGAGGTCGCCGCCGAGGTTCTCGCCTGACTTGACGGCCATCCTGGAGAGCGAGTAG